From Methylobacterium radiodurans, a single genomic window includes:
- a CDS encoding arylesterase, whose protein sequence is MPAMLPAGAQTARPLNLVALGDSLTAGYRLPAEAAFPAVLERELKKKGHTVTVANAGVSGDTSTGGLDRVDWSVPDGTDGVILELGANDMLRGTDPAVTRKALDTIIARLKGRGIPVLLAGMRASANLGPDYVARFDAIYPDLAKQHGLVLYPFFLAGVAGERGLNLDDGLHPNPRGVEAIVAGILPTVESFLTRLGKPER, encoded by the coding sequence ATGCCGGCCATGCTCCCGGCGGGGGCGCAGACCGCCCGTCCGCTCAACCTCGTGGCGCTCGGCGACAGCCTCACGGCCGGCTATCGCTTGCCGGCGGAGGCCGCCTTCCCGGCGGTTCTGGAGCGGGAGCTGAAGAAGAAGGGACACACCGTCACGGTCGCCAATGCCGGCGTCTCGGGCGACACCTCGACGGGCGGGCTCGACCGGGTCGACTGGTCGGTGCCGGACGGGACCGACGGCGTCATCCTCGAACTCGGCGCCAACGACATGCTGCGCGGCACCGACCCCGCGGTGACCCGGAAGGCGCTCGACACGATCATCGCGCGGCTGAAAGGCCGCGGCATTCCAGTCCTGCTCGCGGGGATGCGGGCCTCGGCCAATCTCGGGCCGGACTACGTCGCCCGCTTCGACGCGATCTATCCCGATCTCGCCAAGCAGCACGGGCTGGTACTCTACCCGTTCTTCCTGGCGGGCGTCGCGGGCGAGCGCGGCCTCAACCTCGACGACGGCCTGCACCCGAACCCGCGGGGCGTCGAGGCGATCGTGGCCGGCATCCTGCCCACGGTTGAGAGCTTCCTCACCCGGCTCGGCAAGCCCGAGCGCTGA
- a CDS encoding DUF6471 domain-containing protein produces the protein MADDTEQAWDTSVKGILKSELKRKGVTYAQLVEKLDAIGVRETEPNIRNKLAFGKFTTAFKLQALEATDAQDLHSK, from the coding sequence ATGGCTGACGACACGGAACAGGCATGGGATACCAGCGTGAAGGGCATTCTGAAGTCTGAGTTGAAGCGCAAGGGAGTGACCTACGCGCAGCTTGTCGAGAAGCTGGATGCCATCGGCGTGAGAGAAACGGAGCCGAACATCCGCAATAAGCTCGCCTTTGGTAAGTTCACGACAGCGTTCAAGCTACAGGCGCTTGAGGCGACCGATGCTCAAGATCTGCACTCGAAATGA
- a CDS encoding ABC transporter permease, whose protein sequence is MHGTFTPPERARRLPLILRLALREFRGGLSGFGVFLACIALGVMAIAGVTSISRSLSDGLGREGRRILGGDLSYSLINREATPEERAALAREGRVGTVATLRAMAVAGEGAALVELKAIDEAYPLAGVLVTEPHAELAELLGPRDGVPGAVADPALLTRLDLKVGDRITLAGHPFAIRATVVSEPDKIAGGLGFGPRLIITQEALRTTGLVQPGSLNRWSYRIAVPSASDAALDAAAARIAEAAPEAGWEMRARSNADPRFAKSIERFTQFLTLVGLTALIVGGVGVANAVHAFVERKRGSIATLKSVGAPGSQVVGLYLVQVMLIAGLGTLAGLVLGAGLPFAIDALFHDALPLPLNPTLAPGELLLAAAYGLLTAFAFAITPLGRAHDVPVSGLFRDTVDPSARKPRARYRVMLAAALLALVALAVATAFDKRVALVFIAAAGLAFGLLRLVATGLMALARRLPRPRRAAPRMALANLYRPGALTPTIVLSLGLGVTLLVTLSVIDANVRRTISASLPAKAPNLFFLDIPSAEADRFHDFLAKAAPDGKIERVPMMRGRIVALDGVPAGKIRPPEDAAWVLDGDRGITYAADLPEGSVLTAGRWWSAEEAKTPLVSFEAELARQLGLKIGSEVTVNVLGRNVTARIANLRKVEWRNLGINFVMVFSPGTFRGAPHADLATLSLAGGTDGAAENRILRDVAHTFPSVTSVRVKDALDAVGDLVGKLVLAIRGASAVAVLASLFVLAGAVAAGHRARLYDAVVLKVLGAGRGRLLAAYGIEYGALGLATALFGMIAGALAGWVIVTKVMRLDFALDLSGALVAAGLAVVLAVGLGLAGTWRILGQKPAPYLRGL, encoded by the coding sequence ATGCACGGCACCTTCACCCCGCCCGAGCGGGCGCGCCGCCTGCCGCTGATCCTGCGCCTCGCGCTCCGGGAGTTCCGCGGCGGGCTCTCGGGCTTCGGCGTCTTCCTCGCCTGCATCGCGCTCGGCGTCATGGCGATCGCGGGTGTCACCTCGATCTCGCGCTCGCTCTCGGACGGGCTCGGCCGCGAGGGCCGGCGCATCCTCGGCGGCGACCTCAGCTACAGCCTGATCAACCGCGAGGCGACGCCGGAGGAGCGCGCCGCGCTGGCCCGCGAGGGCCGGGTCGGCACCGTCGCGACGCTCCGCGCCATGGCGGTGGCGGGCGAGGGCGCCGCTCTGGTCGAGCTGAAGGCGATCGACGAGGCCTATCCGCTGGCGGGCGTCCTCGTCACCGAGCCGCACGCGGAGCTGGCGGAGCTGCTCGGCCCCCGCGACGGCGTGCCGGGCGCCGTCGCCGACCCGGCCCTCCTGACCCGGCTCGACCTGAAGGTCGGCGACCGGATCACGCTCGCGGGCCACCCCTTCGCGATCCGCGCCACGGTCGTGAGCGAGCCCGACAAGATCGCGGGCGGGCTCGGCTTCGGGCCGCGCCTTATCATCACCCAGGAGGCGCTGCGCACCACCGGCCTCGTCCAGCCGGGCAGCCTCAACCGCTGGAGCTACCGCATCGCGGTGCCGAGCGCCTCGGACGCCGCGCTGGACGCGGCCGCCGCCCGCATCGCCGAGGCCGCGCCGGAGGCCGGCTGGGAGATGCGCGCGCGCTCCAACGCCGATCCCCGCTTCGCCAAGAGCATCGAGCGCTTCACCCAGTTCCTCACGCTCGTCGGCCTCACGGCGCTCATCGTCGGGGGTGTGGGCGTCGCGAACGCCGTGCACGCCTTCGTGGAACGCAAGCGTGGCTCGATCGCCACGCTGAAGAGCGTTGGCGCGCCGGGATCGCAGGTGGTCGGGCTCTATCTGGTACAGGTGATGCTGATCGCGGGCCTCGGCACTCTCGCGGGTCTGGTCCTTGGGGCGGGACTGCCCTTCGCGATCGACGCCCTGTTCCACGACGCGCTGCCGTTGCCGCTCAACCCGACGCTGGCGCCGGGCGAGCTGCTGCTGGCCGCCGCCTACGGACTGCTCACCGCTTTCGCCTTCGCGATCACGCCGCTCGGCCGTGCCCACGACGTGCCGGTCTCGGGGCTGTTCCGCGACACGGTCGATCCGTCCGCCCGGAAGCCGCGTGCGCGCTATCGGGTGATGCTCGCCGCCGCTCTACTCGCCCTGGTGGCGCTTGCCGTTGCCACGGCCTTCGACAAGCGGGTCGCGCTGGTCTTCATCGCGGCGGCCGGCCTGGCCTTCGGGCTGCTGCGGCTCGTGGCGACGGGCCTGATGGCGCTCGCCCGCCGCCTGCCGCGCCCGCGCCGCGCGGCGCCGCGCATGGCGCTGGCGAACCTCTACCGGCCGGGCGCGCTGACACCCACCATCGTGCTCTCGCTCGGCCTCGGCGTGACGCTCCTCGTGACGCTCAGCGTGATCGACGCCAACGTGCGGCGAACGATCTCGGCGAGCCTGCCCGCGAAGGCGCCGAACCTGTTCTTCCTCGACATCCCCTCGGCCGAGGCCGACCGGTTCCACGACTTCCTGGCCAAGGCCGCGCCGGATGGCAAGATCGAGCGCGTGCCGATGATGCGCGGGCGCATCGTCGCCCTCGACGGCGTGCCGGCGGGCAAGATCCGCCCGCCGGAGGACGCCGCCTGGGTGCTCGACGGCGACCGGGGCATCACCTACGCGGCGGACCTGCCGGAGGGCTCGGTGCTGACGGCGGGCCGGTGGTGGAGCGCCGAGGAGGCGAAGACCCCGCTCGTCTCCTTCGAGGCGGAACTCGCGCGCCAGCTCGGGCTGAAGATCGGCAGCGAGGTCACGGTCAACGTGCTCGGCCGCAACGTGACCGCGCGGATCGCGAACCTGCGCAAGGTCGAGTGGCGCAACCTCGGCATCAACTTCGTGATGGTGTTCTCGCCCGGCACCTTCCGGGGCGCGCCGCACGCCGACCTCGCGACGCTGAGCTTGGCCGGCGGCACCGACGGGGCGGCCGAGAACCGCATCCTGCGCGACGTCGCCCATACCTTCCCGTCGGTCACCAGCGTGCGGGTGAAGGACGCCCTCGACGCGGTCGGCGACCTCGTGGGCAAGCTGGTTCTGGCGATCCGCGGCGCGAGCGCGGTCGCGGTGCTGGCGAGCCTCTTCGTTCTCGCGGGTGCGGTCGCGGCCGGTCACCGCGCCCGGCTCTACGACGCCGTGGTGCTGAAGGTGCTGGGGGCCGGCCGCGGCCGCCTGCTCGCCGCCTACGGCATCGAATACGGCGCATTGGGACTGGCCACCGCGCTCTTCGGGATGATCGCCGGTGCGCTCGCCGGCTGGGTCATCGTCACGAAGGTGATGCGGCTCGACTTCGCGCTCGACCTCTCGGGCGCGCTCGTCGCGGCCGGGCTCGCGGTGGTCCTGGCGGTCGGCCTCGGCCTTGCCGGCACCTGGCGCATCCTGGGGCAGAAGCCCGCGCCCTACCTGCGCGGGCTGTGA
- a CDS encoding BrnA antitoxin family protein has product MHRSMHRLDVVDFLKQGGRDFQARMNAVLRRDMEAETERTP; this is encoded by the coding sequence ATGCACCGATCGATGCACCGGCTGGACGTCGTGGACTTCCTCAAGCAGGGCGGCCGCGACTTCCAAGCCCGGATGAACGCTGTTCTGCGCCGCGACATGGAAGCCGAGACGGAGCGGACGCCGTAG
- a CDS encoding cupin domain-containing protein translates to MTTGKIAGAQAPAGENGEIGLARGERLAMRMWRDEPPNADKPTSVSAHETVGYVLKGRAELVLAGETVLLEPGDSWLVPAGVEHTYRILETFTAVEATAPPAA, encoded by the coding sequence ATGACGACAGGCAAGATCGCGGGCGCCCAGGCACCCGCGGGCGAGAACGGCGAGATCGGCCTCGCCCGGGGCGAGCGGCTCGCCATGCGGATGTGGCGCGACGAGCCGCCGAACGCCGACAAGCCGACCTCGGTCTCGGCCCACGAGACCGTTGGCTACGTGCTCAAGGGCCGGGCCGAGCTGGTGCTGGCGGGCGAGACCGTGCTGCTGGAGCCCGGCGATTCCTGGCTGGTGCCGGCGGGTGTCGAGCACACCTACCGGATCCTAGAGACCTTCACGGCCGTCGAGGCCACCGCCCCGCCGGCCGCGTGA
- a CDS encoding DMT family transporter, with amino-acid sequence MWFLYALTVVAGLANAIQPGQNATLAKSLGLPITAGLITLLVSTTALLVGGFATGKLVVPNAQQITAVPWWAWAGGLLSVLLILAQLYASPAIGAASFLGIIVTVGVCASIAFDHFGLIGFPVHPASLWRVLGAVLMVVGVGLVAVF; translated from the coding sequence ATGTGGTTCCTCTACGCTCTGACGGTCGTCGCCGGTCTCGCCAACGCGATCCAGCCGGGCCAGAACGCGACGCTCGCGAAATCCCTCGGCCTGCCGATCACGGCCGGGCTGATCACGCTCCTCGTGAGCACCACCGCGCTTCTCGTCGGCGGCTTCGCCACCGGCAAGCTCGTGGTCCCGAACGCGCAGCAGATCACGGCAGTGCCCTGGTGGGCCTGGGCCGGCGGCCTGCTCAGCGTACTGCTGATCCTGGCCCAGCTCTACGCCTCCCCGGCGATCGGGGCGGCGAGCTTCCTCGGCATCATCGTGACGGTCGGCGTCTGCGCCTCGATCGCCTTCGACCATTTCGGCCTGATCGGCTTTCCGGTGCATCCGGCGAGCCTGTGGCGCGTGCTCGGCGCGGTGCTGATGGTGGTGGGCGTGGGGCTGGTGGCCGTCTTCTGA
- a CDS encoding L,D-transpeptidase, whose protein sequence is MAGRYRVWAGLAGLGLAALGAPPAQAREVVAFPYAAAPGSVVVSASERRLYLVNGDGTAIRYPVAVGKPGKQWFGTTAIDGKYVRPAWSPPAEVKRDNPRLPNLIAGGSPGNPMGAAALTLSGGQYAIHGTNRPSSIGTFASYGCIRMYNQDVVDLYQRVEVGATVTMMR, encoded by the coding sequence ATGGCGGGTCGGTACAGGGTTTGGGCGGGGCTTGCCGGCCTCGGATTGGCGGCTCTCGGGGCTCCTCCGGCGCAGGCCCGCGAGGTGGTGGCGTTCCCCTACGCGGCGGCGCCGGGCTCGGTGGTGGTGAGCGCCTCGGAGCGCCGGCTCTACCTCGTCAACGGCGACGGGACGGCGATCCGCTACCCCGTGGCGGTGGGCAAGCCGGGCAAGCAGTGGTTCGGCACCACGGCGATCGACGGCAAGTACGTGCGCCCCGCCTGGTCGCCGCCCGCCGAGGTGAAGCGCGACAACCCGCGCCTGCCGAACCTGATCGCCGGGGGCTCGCCCGGCAACCCGATGGGCGCGGCGGCGCTGACCCTGTCGGGCGGGCAGTACGCGATCCACGGCACCAACCGGCCGAGCTCGATCGGCACCTTCGCGTCCTACGGCTGCATCCGCATGTACAACCAGGACGTGGTCGATCTCTACCAGCGGGTCGAGGTCGGCGCGACCGTGACGATGATGCGTTGA
- a CDS encoding ABC transporter ATP-binding protein: MVGPAVGLRDIDLSLGRGAARVHVLRGISLDVARGEAVGLVGPSGSGKSTLLMVMAGLERPDSGTIRIDDTDLRGLDEDALARFRGRRIGIVFQAFHLVPTMTALENVALPLELADRPEAHARARAELEAVGLGHRLHHYPAQLSGGEQQRVAIARAVAPDPAILVADEPTGNLDETTGRQIVDLLFRLKRDRGATLVLVTHDPGLARLCDRTIRMRSGRIEAEAGDTPVTAPASA; the protein is encoded by the coding sequence TTGGTCGGCCCTGCGGTCGGCCTGCGCGACATCGATCTCAGCCTGGGGCGGGGCGCGGCCCGCGTCCACGTGCTGCGGGGCATCTCGCTCGACGTCGCCCGCGGCGAGGCGGTCGGCCTCGTCGGGCCCTCCGGGTCGGGCAAGTCGACGCTGCTCATGGTGATGGCCGGGCTGGAGCGGCCGGATTCCGGCACGATCCGGATCGACGACACCGATCTCCGCGGCCTGGACGAGGACGCGTTGGCACGCTTCCGCGGCCGGCGGATCGGCATCGTGTTCCAGGCCTTCCACCTCGTGCCGACCATGACGGCGCTCGAGAACGTGGCGCTGCCCCTCGAACTCGCCGACCGGCCGGAGGCTCATGCCCGCGCCAGAGCGGAACTGGAGGCGGTCGGGCTCGGCCACAGGCTGCACCATTACCCGGCTCAGCTCTCGGGCGGCGAGCAGCAGCGCGTCGCCATCGCCCGCGCGGTCGCGCCCGATCCCGCGATCCTGGTGGCCGACGAGCCGACTGGGAACCTCGACGAGACCACGGGCCGGCAGATCGTGGACCTGCTGTTCCGGCTGAAGCGCGACCGTGGCGCCACCCTGGTCCTCGTCACCCACGATCCCGGCCTCGCCCGGCTCTGCGACCGCACCATCCGGATGCGCTCCGGCCGGATCGAGGCGGAAGCCGGCGACACTCCCGTCACCGCACCGGCGAGCGCCTGA
- a CDS encoding adenine deaminase C-terminal domain-containing protein, translated as MTAPLNRFSVEPLARMTRRLADVAGGRAEPDLVITNARALSTYSERILPDREIWIAGGRIAALKAAGTYKGPNSYDAQGLILAPGLVDPHLHIESSMVTACAYAEAALVNGTTTIVCDSHEIGNVLDADGVAWMLEDAREAPLSIYLSVPSTVPATGPAIETAGGDLTPEKIAALFDAWPEAIALGEKMDFVAVAEGDPRAHAILAAALERGRPVSGHIYGRDFVAPYAASGVTDTHEAVDAEIADDLLEAGLWIFLRGGPPTTPWHSLPKAIGTVTDYGAAWKRVCACTDDRDADDLLAYGLDWVVREAVRLGIPKPAAWAMGSLHPATRFGLDGEIGGLGGGRRADLVLLDDELVPQATWYGGELVVEGRAPTPRLEAALARPYRYPEPAYRTVRLPVPLPGLVPPLPAGPCTVNAIRTVLPGIELAHAQVPLVPGADWAETLRSHDLCHVAVIERHGLNGNVAHGLLSAFGLRRGAVASSVGHDAHNIVVAGLNEADMRLAVETIAEVQGGVCVVADGAVVALVELPVAGLISDRRVGAVAESVRALKAAWTEAGCAIPYMGFNLIPLSVIPQIRITDKGIVRVPEMSQVPLFEPA; from the coding sequence ATGACCGCTCCGCTGAACCGCTTCTCCGTCGAACCGCTCGCCAGGATGACGCGGCGCCTCGCCGACGTCGCCGGGGGCCGGGCCGAGCCCGATCTGGTGATCACCAACGCGCGGGCGCTCTCGACCTACTCGGAGCGCATCCTGCCCGACCGCGAGATCTGGATCGCGGGCGGGCGCATCGCCGCGCTCAAAGCCGCCGGGACCTACAAGGGCCCCAACAGCTACGACGCGCAGGGCCTCATCCTGGCCCCAGGGCTGGTCGATCCGCACCTCCACATCGAGAGCAGCATGGTCACGGCCTGCGCCTACGCGGAGGCCGCGCTCGTCAACGGCACCACCACGATCGTCTGCGACAGCCACGAGATCGGCAACGTGCTGGACGCTGACGGCGTCGCCTGGATGCTGGAGGACGCGCGCGAGGCCCCGCTCAGCATCTACCTCTCGGTGCCCAGCACCGTGCCGGCGACGGGCCCCGCCATCGAGACCGCAGGCGGCGACCTGACGCCGGAGAAGATCGCGGCCCTGTTCGATGCCTGGCCGGAGGCGATCGCGCTCGGCGAGAAGATGGATTTCGTGGCGGTGGCCGAGGGCGATCCGCGGGCCCACGCCATCCTGGCGGCGGCTTTGGAGCGCGGGCGCCCGGTCTCGGGCCACATCTACGGGCGGGACTTCGTGGCGCCGTACGCGGCGAGCGGCGTCACCGACACGCACGAGGCGGTCGATGCCGAGATCGCCGACGACCTCCTTGAGGCCGGGCTCTGGATCTTCCTGCGCGGCGGACCGCCGACGACGCCCTGGCACTCGCTGCCCAAGGCCATCGGCACGGTGACGGATTACGGCGCGGCCTGGAAGCGGGTCTGCGCCTGTACCGACGACCGGGACGCGGACGACCTCCTGGCCTACGGGCTCGACTGGGTCGTGCGCGAGGCGGTGCGGCTCGGCATCCCGAAGCCCGCCGCCTGGGCGATGGGCTCGCTGCACCCCGCGACCCGCTTCGGCCTCGACGGCGAGATCGGCGGGCTGGGGGGCGGGCGCCGGGCCGACCTCGTGCTCCTCGACGACGAGCTCGTGCCGCAGGCCACGTGGTACGGGGGCGAGCTCGTGGTGGAGGGCCGCGCGCCCACGCCGCGCCTCGAGGCGGCGCTCGCCCGGCCCTACCGCTACCCGGAGCCCGCCTACCGCACGGTGCGGCTGCCCGTGCCGCTCCCGGGGCTCGTGCCGCCGCTGCCGGCCGGGCCCTGCACCGTCAACGCCATCCGCACGGTGCTGCCGGGGATCGAACTCGCCCACGCGCAGGTGCCGCTGGTGCCGGGAGCCGACTGGGCGGAGACGCTTCGGTCGCACGACCTCTGCCACGTGGCCGTGATCGAGCGGCACGGGCTCAACGGCAACGTCGCCCACGGGCTCCTCAGCGCCTTCGGGCTCAGGCGGGGCGCCGTGGCCTCCAGCGTCGGCCACGACGCGCACAACATCGTGGTGGCTGGGCTCAACGAGGCCGACATGCGGCTCGCGGTCGAGACCATCGCGGAGGTGCAAGGGGGCGTCTGCGTGGTGGCGGACGGGGCGGTCGTCGCCCTGGTGGAGCTGCCCGTGGCCGGGCTGATCTCCGACCGGCGGGTCGGAGCAGTGGCCGAGTCGGTGCGGGCCCTGAAGGCGGCCTGGACCGAGGCCGGCTGCGCCATCCCGTATATGGGCTTCAACCTGATCCCGCTCTCGGTGATCCCGCAGATCCGCATCACCGACAAGGGGATCGTGCGGGTGCCGGAGATGAGCCAGGTGCCGCTGTTCGAGCCGGCGTGA
- the bluB gene encoding 5,6-dimethylbenzimidazole synthase: MSAPPTFDEAFRRSLRDLFAWRRDVRRFRTDPVPEAILRACLDEAHLSPSVGNSQPWRFVRVADPERRAGVAASFARCNADAALSYAGARAGQYRALKLAGLREAPVHLAVFCDQGTETGHGLGRATMPEMLRYSVVAAVQTFWLAARARNLGVGWVSILEPGAVTALLDVPAAWQLVAYLCVGWPVEEHADPELARHGWQAREPLDLTER, from the coding sequence ATGAGTGCGCCGCCCACCTTCGACGAGGCCTTCCGCCGATCTTTGCGCGACCTGTTCGCGTGGCGGCGCGACGTGCGCCGCTTCCGCACCGATCCGGTGCCGGAGGCGATCCTGCGGGCCTGCCTCGACGAGGCGCATCTGAGCCCGTCGGTCGGCAACAGCCAGCCCTGGCGCTTCGTGCGCGTCGCCGACCCGGAGCGCCGGGCGGGCGTGGCCGCGAGCTTCGCGCGCTGCAACGCGGACGCGGCGCTCAGCTATGCGGGCGCGCGAGCCGGGCAGTACCGCGCCCTCAAGCTCGCGGGCCTGCGGGAGGCGCCGGTCCATCTCGCGGTGTTCTGCGACCAGGGCACCGAGACGGGCCACGGGCTCGGCCGGGCGACCATGCCGGAGATGCTGCGCTACTCGGTGGTCGCGGCGGTGCAGACCTTCTGGCTCGCCGCGCGCGCCCGGAATCTCGGCGTCGGCTGGGTCTCGATCCTGGAGCCCGGCGCCGTCACGGCGCTCCTCGACGTGCCGGCGGCCTGGCAGCTCGTCGCCTATCTCTGCGTCGGCTGGCCGGTGGAGGAGCACGCCGACCCGGAGCTTGCCCGCCACGGCTGGCAGGCGCGCGAGCCGCTGGACCTTACCGAGCGCTGA
- the thpR gene encoding RNA 2',3'-cyclic phosphodiesterase, whose protein sequence is MPRLFTALAVPSEIGERLARFRGGLPGARWVEAADYHVTLRFLGDIDADVAEDVLEALAGLRARDPVSVVLEGLGAFGGDRPRALFAAVAQDPGLMDLQAEQERLVRRAGVAPETRRFTPHVTLARLKREASPEAVAMYVAQSGLFEPLRFEAHAVTVFSARESTGGGPYIAEAEFPFA, encoded by the coding sequence ATGCCGCGCCTGTTCACCGCGCTCGCCGTGCCCTCGGAGATCGGCGAGCGCCTCGCCCGCTTCCGCGGCGGCCTGCCCGGCGCCCGCTGGGTCGAGGCGGCCGACTACCACGTCACGCTCCGCTTCCTCGGCGACATCGACGCGGACGTGGCCGAGGACGTGCTGGAGGCGCTCGCCGGCCTGCGCGCGCGGGATCCGGTTTCGGTCGTGTTGGAGGGGCTCGGCGCCTTCGGGGGCGACCGGCCGCGGGCGCTCTTCGCGGCGGTGGCCCAGGATCCGGGCCTGATGGACCTGCAGGCCGAGCAGGAACGGCTGGTGCGCCGGGCCGGCGTCGCGCCCGAGACGAGGCGGTTCACGCCCCACGTCACGCTCGCGCGCCTGAAGCGCGAGGCGAGCCCCGAGGCGGTGGCGATGTACGTCGCCCAGAGCGGCCTGTTCGAGCCGCTGCGCTTCGAGGCCCACGCCGTCACCGTATTCTCGGCCCGCGAATCGACGGGGGGCGGTCCCTACATTGCCGAGGCCGAGTTTCCCTTCGCCTGA
- a CDS encoding L,D-transpeptidase → MRRRSALLCALPLCLTLTPARADVLIRIDKDTQTMAVSVDGQPRFSWPVSTGKAGHDTPNGSFRPQRMARTHFSREWDDAPMPHSIFFTGSGHAIHGSSHLSALGRPASHGCVRLAPGKAAALFRLVKQEGPGNTRIVVQGEAAPRVASRGGVRAVRGRGLYESDGVMLAGMQMGRGAYAPAPVRRAPRGYAARNPYGYGYGYAPAHGGAVYVDDGY, encoded by the coding sequence ATGCGCCGCCGCTCCGCTCTCCTCTGCGCCCTCCCCCTCTGCCTTACTCTCACCCCGGCGCGGGCGGACGTGCTGATCCGGATCGACAAGGACACGCAGACCATGGCGGTCAGCGTGGACGGGCAGCCGCGCTTTTCCTGGCCGGTCTCGACGGGCAAGGCCGGGCACGACACGCCGAACGGCAGCTTCCGGCCACAGCGCATGGCCCGCACCCATTTCTCGCGGGAATGGGACGACGCGCCGATGCCCCATTCCATCTTCTTCACCGGCTCCGGCCACGCCATCCACGGCTCCTCCCACCTCTCGGCACTCGGGCGCCCGGCCTCGCACGGCTGCGTCCGCCTCGCGCCGGGCAAGGCCGCCGCCCTGTTCCGGCTGGTGAAGCAGGAGGGGCCGGGCAACACCCGCATTGTGGTCCAGGGCGAGGCCGCCCCGCGCGTCGCGAGCCGCGGCGGGGTCCGGGCGGTTCGAGGCCGCGGGCTCTACGAGTCGGACGGGGTGATGTTGGCCGGGATGCAGATGGGCCGCGGCGCCTACGCGCCCGCCCCCGTCCGCCGCGCCCCGCGGGGCTACGCGGCGCGCAACCCCTACGGTTACGGATACGGCTATGCCCCGGCCCATGGCGGCGCGGTCTACGTCGACGACGGCTACTGA
- a CDS encoding Bax inhibitor-1/YccA family protein produces the protein MAFDNSPFRYGAQQAPGYAGTQVDVDQGLRSFMLGVYNNMVVGLGISGLVALGLNMAATTATATGKLALTPFGQTLYNSPLKWVLMFAPLVFIFVFSMRMDRMSASSARTMFFAFAAVMGASMSTLLLVFTGASVVRVFFITAATFGGLSLYGYTTKRSLSGMGSFLIMGLIGLIIASLVNIFLASSALQFAISLLGVLIFAGLTAYDTQKLKEMYLYSGFDAEGAAKMSVNGALTLYLDFINMFQFLLSLLGDRR, from the coding sequence ATGGCATTCGACAACAGCCCCTTCCGGTACGGCGCCCAGCAGGCGCCGGGATACGCCGGCACGCAGGTCGACGTCGACCAGGGCCTGCGCAGCTTCATGCTCGGCGTCTACAACAACATGGTCGTCGGCCTCGGCATCTCGGGCCTCGTCGCGCTCGGCCTCAACATGGCCGCGACCACCGCGACGGCGACCGGCAAGCTCGCGCTGACGCCCTTTGGTCAGACCCTCTACAACAGCCCCCTCAAGTGGGTGCTGATGTTCGCCCCCCTCGTGTTCATCTTCGTCTTCTCGATGCGGATGGACCGGATGTCGGCCTCATCCGCCCGGACGATGTTCTTCGCCTTCGCGGCCGTGATGGGTGCGTCGATGTCGACGCTGCTCCTCGTCTTCACGGGCGCGAGCGTGGTGCGGGTGTTCTTCATCACCGCGGCGACCTTCGGCGGCCTGAGTCTCTACGGCTACACCACGAAGCGCAGCCTCTCGGGGATGGGCTCGTTCCTGATCATGGGCCTGATCGGTCTGATCATCGCCTCGCTGGTCAACATCTTCCTGGCCTCGAGCGCGCTGCAGTTCGCGATCTCGCTGCTCGGCGTGCTGATCTTCGCGGGCCTCACCGCCTACGACACGCAGAAGCTGAAAGAGATGTATCTCTACAGCGGCTTCGACGCCGAGGGCGCGGCCAAGATGTCGGTGAACGGCGCGCTGACGCTGTACCTCGACTTCATCAACATGTTCCAGTTCCTGCTCTCGCTCCTCGGCGACCGCCGCTGA
- a CDS encoding DUF2794 domain-containing protein produces the protein MSERTVDDATMRVIPFPNAPSPPQIAFNRDELRTIFNLYGRRVAEGEWRDYALDFRRDKAVFSIYRRASEMPLYRIEKDPKLARRQGAYAVIAAGGLVMKRGHDLARVIAVLEKPLRAV, from the coding sequence ATGAGCGAGCGGACGGTCGACGACGCGACGATGCGGGTGATCCCATTCCCGAACGCGCCGAGCCCACCGCAGATCGCCTTCAACCGTGACGAGCTGCGCACGATCTTCAATCTCTACGGCCGCCGCGTCGCTGAGGGCGAGTGGCGCGACTACGCCCTCGATTTCCGGCGCGACAAGGCAGTGTTCTCGATCTACCGCCGCGCCTCCGAGATGCCGCTCTACCGCATCGAGAAGGACCCGAAGCTCGCCCGGCGCCAGGGCGCCTACGCGGTGATCGCGGCGGGCGGCCTCGTGATGAAGCGCGGGCACGACCTCGCCCGGGTGATCGCCGTGCTGGAGAAGCCGTTGCGGGCCGTCTGA